Sequence from the Bremerella volcania genome:
ACGCCACCAGGCATCCGGACCACTAGCGGCATGGGGAATTGGCCGCCCGACATGAAAGGGATCTTGGCGGCCATGTTGACCAACGGATCCAGCGCGAGCAAAGCGAAGTTGATGGTCATGATCTCCACAACAGGCCGCATGCCCGTCATCGCGGCGCCAACGCCCAGTCCTGTAAAGCTGGCTTCGGAGATTGGCGTATCGCGCACTCTCCACGATCCATACTTGGCGTATAACCCTTCGGTCACCCGGTAAGATCCGCCGTAGAGACCGACGTCTTCTCCCAATATGAACACGGAGTCATCCTCCGCCAACTCGGCGTCCAAAGCCCGATTGAGGGCCTGCCAGTAGGTGATGTCTTCCGTCGCCATGCGCTCCCCTCGCTCTATATCAGAGACTCATTTCGTCGATTAACGTGCAAACATCGCCAAGCCTCAGCCATTTCCGGATCTGGACTCTGCTTTGCGAATTCGACCGCCTCCTGTACCAACTGCTGGACCTCGCTCTTGATGCCGTCCACCTCCGCGGGATCTAGGTGTCCGGCACCCAATCCGTGTTCGGTAACGTGGTCAATCGCGTCTCGTCCAACACCTGCCAGCTGCTCGCGACTGGGATACGCTGGCACGGCTTCGCTGATCGCCGCTGAGACGGGATCAGTCGAGGCGTAGGCCCTCACCTCGATTTGGGGACGATAGCTTCCGGGGTCGGCCATCGAGTGGCCGCGCAAACGGTAAGTTTCGCATTCAACGAAGCGCGGCCCACCACCACTACGAATCTCTCGCAGCATCCTGCTCGTTACTTCGTGCACCTTAAACACATCCATGCCGTCTACGCGCTCAGCGGGGATGTTATACGCCGCGGCGCGCCTAAAGACTTCAGTCACTGCCGAATGACGATGTATTTCCGTACCGATCTGGTAATGATTATTCTCACAGACAAATAGCACAGGCAATCGCCACAGTGCGGCCATGTTCAGCGACTCGTGGAAGGTACCTTGATTCACCGCGCCATCGCCGAAGAAGCAGATCGCCACCTCGGGCAGGTCGCGCATCGCGATCGCGTAGCCGACGCCGATGGCCACAGGGTAGGTTTCACCCACAATCGCATAGCCGCCCATGAACCGACGCTCGCGATCGAACAAATGCATCGATCCGCCCATTCCCCGACTAATCCCGTCACGACGGCCAAACAATTCGGCCATCACTTGTCGGGGCGGCGTGCCGCGAACGAGGGCATGAACGTGTTCGCGATAAGTGCTAACGACATAGTCAGCTGGTTCCGTCGCATGGATCACTCCCACGGCCACCGCTTCCTCGCCGGGGTACAAATGCAGAAAGCCCGCGATGTTGCCCTTCGTGTACTGTTCCGCGGCTGCCTCCTCGAAGGCACGGGCCAGCAGCATATCGCGCAGAAATGCTCGCAGGGTGTCGCGATCCATGTCAGGCGTCCTCTTCCGGCAGGAACTCGTCTAAAGCTTTCATCAACGGAACGAGATACATCAACGCGGGCCCGCCGTGCATCACCACGGCCATGAAGCCGGCTTCGACAATTTCATCGCGACTTGCCCCGGCCTTGATCGCATGCTTCACGTGCACGGCAATACACCATTCACACTGTCCGGCCACCGATATCCCGATGTTGATCAACTCCTTCTCCCGACTACTGAGCGCCGGGCCGGCCTCTGCCTTACTCACAAAAGACATAAAGGCATTGATTTCGGTCGGGTACTTCTCCTTGAGCCGATGTGTAAGTTCGGCAACTTCCTTCAGCTTGTCTCTCATTTCACCCATTCTGTCTTTCTCCTACCAAGCCTATCCTGGTTTGTTAATCCTGTTCGCAGCACGTCGTTCCGCAGCGCGAAACCAATGGCTCGCAATAGAGTTTCTTCGATCACTCCCACGGCGAACCCGCGTAGACCTTTACGTGGTTGTTTGCTCATGCGATTGAGCGCCTCCCAACAACCAATGCGATCGATTCATAATCCGATAGACGGCGACCTTGAGAAAATCATTGAAAACGAACCAGGCCAGTGCGTAAGCCCAAATGATGCCCGCGTACTTCCAACCAATGGGTTCCATGAAGACGCCGTAGACCGCGACCAAGGTTCCAACAATCATGGTCGCGATCGTGGCCCACATCAGCGCCGCCGATGGCCAGGGTTGTTGCCAGAAATGTCTTTCGCCGGTCCTCGCCACGTACAGAGTCGAATGGCCTGCCACATCCAGCTTCAAGAAAATGAGAGATTGAATCAGTGGCCTGGGCAGTCCGAGCTGTTCGAAGATGAAAAAGAGCAAGAATGAAAGCTTTTGCCGAACCGCGTCTGCGATGGCGTCATCCAATGTACGTCGGTCGTCGGCGAGTCTCGTTCTACGTACACGGGCGGCTGGCGCAGCTTCTTGTGTCGTTGCGCTCATGCGACATCCTCCTTCGTTTGTCTGATTTCTGCCAGCAGCAATTCAGCTTCGGCGAGCGCTGCGGCTGTGGGCAAAGCATCCCGCTGATAATCATCGCTGGCCGTTCCACAATCGTCGCCCCCAGCGATCCCGTTTGCCTCCGTCAGTGGCAGTTGCCGTCGGTTATCGTTGATCCCATGCCGTGGCGACCTCGATCGGCCGGCAGAAAGTTTAGAAAGCATGACCCTTCGTGCTTGGGCATCCGCCGGTAAGGGAAAAGCTGGCGACATTGCGACTCCTTGAAAAATTGATCTTAGGTTTGTGAAACAGGCTACACGGGTTCGGTTGTTTGGGATTGCAGTACCATCGTTTGGCGGTTGCACCGATCGGCAACAAAGAGACCACCTTGTTCAGTCTGGATGCGTCGATGGACTTCTTCGCGGTAGATCGGCACATCGCTGGGCGCGTTGAAGCCGAGTCTTACGCGGTCGCCGTTTACGGCAATCACGACCAGTTCAATGTTCTCGCCAATCACGATTCGTTGTTTGGCTTTGCGACTGAGAACGAGCATGGTTTTCTCCTTCCATGAGATGGGCGATTACGCCCGGTCAACTTCCATTTCCAATTGGTTATCGATGACCAAGTTGCCGTCCAGCAGGTGCCGCACGACGGTTTGGGCGATTTGTTTCATGTAGAAGCTTGGTACGCGGCCCCGCAGGATAAGCACGCATTCGCACACTTCACAGGAAACGTTACGGACGGCGTGATACGACGACGTGCGCAGCTCAGCACTCGCCTGGGCTTCAATAACTTGCTCATGTTCCCGCTGAACCGCGGCCACGGAAGCCGTTGTTTGCGGCGTGCCGTTCCGTTCAATCGATTTCGTTTGTTTCCGGCGCGACGTTCCCGCCCGGCGTTGGATTTTGGCAGAGCCATTGGTATCCGCAGGTCGCTCGACGAGGATTTCGATCATCGTGTTTCCGTCCGACGCAGGTCGTTGGTTTCAACTTCAACGGATTCGCTGTGTCCAGCATCCTTGCTACGAGGAGCAGGCACTCGCAAAGGCAAAGGGCCGTTATTATGACGGCCAGTGGGATGGGTCTTAAATCGCGTGGAAACGTAATCTCGAATGGCGGAATCCACTATGCCTGAGACCGCGCTGTCGTCTCGGCCAAAACTGGCATTTCGCACCGCTGTGGGGCCTCGCTGCCACTGGTGATTTCCGCCATTGAAGATTCCTGGATTTGCCGATTTCGTGCTTCTACGCCACCGGCGACAATTGCGGTGCGTCCGTGATCGACGTTTGTAATGCCTGTCTTGGAAACCAGTGTAAACGTCGATCAGGACAAGTGCCTGGCTGTGCTGAATTCATCCAATAACGACCACGCCATCGTGCTGTTGAACGAATGACGCTTGGCAATTGAACCTGCGCGCAGGAGAACAGCGATGTCGAAAATGATTGCTTATGACCAAGACGCCCTGGAGGCCATCAAACGCGGTGTGGGCACGCTGTCGCGCGCGGTCACCAAAACCCTCGGTCCGCGCGGTCGAAATGTTCTGCTGCAAAAGAGCTTCGGTCCTCCGGTGGTTACCAAGGACGGCGTCACCGTGGCCAAAGAGATCGACTTGGAAGATCCCTTCGAGAACATCGGTGCTCGCATAGTCCGCGAAGTGGCTTCAAAAACGAACGATGTGGCGGGCGACGGAACTACGACCGCCACCGTGCTGGCCGAGGCTATCTTCAACGAAGGCTTGCGGGCCGTTATTGGTGGGATTCGGCCCGTTCACATGAAACAGGGCATCGAGCAGGCGGTCGACGACATCGTCGCGAAGCTCAAAGCGAACTCCGTGCCTGTCAAGGGTAAAGACGACCTGACCAAAGT
This genomic interval carries:
- a CDS encoding carboxymuconolactone decarboxylase family protein; amino-acid sequence: MRDKLKEVAELTHRLKEKYPTEINAFMSFVSKAEAGPALSSREKELINIGISVAGQCEWCIAVHVKHAIKAGASRDEIVEAGFMAVVMHGGPALMYLVPLMKALDEFLPEEDA
- the csrA gene encoding carbon storage regulator CsrA, whose product is MLVLSRKAKQRIVIGENIELVVIAVNGDRVRLGFNAPSDVPIYREEVHRRIQTEQGGLFVADRCNRQTMVLQSQTTEPV
- a CDS encoding thiamine pyrophosphate-dependent enzyme; the encoded protein is MDRDTLRAFLRDMLLARAFEEAAAEQYTKGNIAGFLHLYPGEEAVAVGVIHATEPADYVVSTYREHVHALVRGTPPRQVMAELFGRRDGISRGMGGSMHLFDRERRFMGGYAIVGETYPVAIGVGYAIAMRDLPEVAICFFGDGAVNQGTFHESLNMAALWRLPVLFVCENNHYQIGTEIHRHSAVTEVFRRAAAYNIPAERVDGMDVFKVHEVTSRMLREIRSGGGPRFVECETYRLRGHSMADPGSYRPQIEVRAYASTDPVSAAISEAVPAYPSREQLAGVGRDAIDHVTEHGLGAGHLDPAEVDGIKSEVQQLVQEAVEFAKQSPDPEMAEAWRCLHVNRRNESLI